In Thunnus thynnus chromosome 20, fThuThy2.1, whole genome shotgun sequence, a single window of DNA contains:
- the LOC137172743 gene encoding collagen alpha-1(XII) chain-like: protein MDHLLMVLVLLWSSGLQAEDKHQPTGSQCESTAKADIVLFVCESGSTTSEDHENIKSFLTQIVNNFNIGPDKVQIGLLQCNGLFPVTQWYLNTHQTKQSLLEAIANLPQRGGDYYNFIGNLTAGCLIHTSFTL, encoded by the exons ATGGATCACCTGCTGATGGTGTTGGTGTTGCTGTGGAGTTCAG GACTCCAGGCTGAAGATAAACACCAAccaacag gttcTCAGTGTGAAAGCACAGCCAAGGCTGACATCGTGCTGTTCGTCTGTGAATCCGGGAGCACCACCTCTGAAGACCATGAAAACATTAAGTCCTTTCTAACTCAAATAGTCAACAACTTCAACATCGGCCCTGACAAAGTCCAGATCG gtCTGCTTCAGTGCAACGGACTCTTCCCAGTGACCCAGTGGTACCTGAACACCCACCAGACCAAACAATCCCTGCTGGAGGCCATAGCCAACCTgccacagagaggaggagactaCTACAACTTCATAGGTAATTTAACAGCAGGCTGTCTGATCCACACCAGCTTTACACTGTGA
- the LOC137172313 gene encoding uncharacterized protein translates to MVHIKALEILNDCNENRKILSKLPDWLTARWNRKVIEVQENSNQFPSFSQFVKFLTREAKIACNPVTSLQSLKQTDAEKTKYQRPQSLGAKTLTTNSNERTNMSCIFCQKSGHTLHKCRKFMEKPVPDRIKFVQTERLCFGCLKSGHHSKSCNSRSVCDVCHKRHPTCLHAVRPKEEQNPLQAKQTQSQEKPSTSQEKHQERPQSTQPKGTTTAATSNRVILEEANTQTAAIIPVWLSSTSQAAQEVLVYALLDSQSDTTFILSEVAETLEVNKRQVKLKLSTMTSRTTLVSSQRVDNLQVRGFYTDKKISLPPVYTRDFIPANRTHIPTDETAKAWSHLEHLQGEIAPLQDCEVGLLIGYNCSQALLPREVVSGKENQPYAQLTDLGWSIVGHGNPCLDYGDTIGISHRIVVRQVTPGVEPSVNLKTEVHYVSRNKVKEIIPSDVINILESDFSERAGENDPVSQEDLKFLSKLRGNITQKDNGHYEMPLPFKEERPKLPNNKTCAIHRLNCLERRLKKDQRYYKDYVKFMDDIISRGDAEKVPEDEIDNSPVWYIPHHGIYHPQKPGKIRVVFDCSAKYQETSLNDHLLTGPDLTNTLVGVLCRFRKGYIAVMCDVERMFHQFHVEKEDQDYLRFLWWENGNVETTPSIYRMKVHLFGAASSPGCANFGLKHLAAQGEGRFSDAAICFIQRNFYVDDGLTSVQTEKEAIKLIKDSRELCFTGKLRLHKFVSNSENVMATIPEEERAAVKDLDMALSSPHMERALGVEWCITSDSFKFRVQVKPNPLTRRGVLSTVASVYDPLGFMAPFVLLGKQILQEMCREKLGWDEDLPERLRPQWESWLRDLPNLAEMEIKRCFLPSSFGSVKRYELHHFADASVSGYGACTYLRAINLSDEVHCCLVMGKSRVSPTKVTTIPRLELSAAVVAVQTSDKLQKELDIQDLQEFFWTDSTVVLGYINNDARRFQVFVANRIQRIKLSTKPEQWAYVASENNPADHASRGLTAQQLRNSNWFIGPKFLWQKELPHRRCKVGDIKEDDPELRKAFVCNTRAKEERKRASTKM, encoded by the exons ATGGTCCACATCAAAGCATTGGAAATCTTGAATGACTGtaatgaaaacaggaaaatttTGTCAAAGTTACCAGACTGGCTAACAGCGAGATGGAACCGGAAAGTTATTGAAGTCCAAGAAAACAGTAACCAATTCCCCTCCTTCAGTCAATTTGTTAAATTTCTGACAAGAGAAGCAAAAATCGCCTGTAATCCTGTTACATCATTGCAGTCACTGAAACAAACCgatgcagaaaaaacaaaataccaaAGACCTCAAAGCTTAGGAGCAAAGACTCTTACTAcaaattcaaatgaaagaaCTAACATGTCTtgtattttctgtcagaaaaGTGGGCACACCTTGCACAAATGCAGAAAGTTCATGGAGAAACCAGTTCCAGACAGAATCAAGTTTGTTCAAACTGAAAGGTTATGCTTCGGCTGTCTCAAGTCTGGTCATCACTCAAAGAGTTGCAACAGTAGGAGTGTTTGTGATGTGTGCCATAAGCGGCATCCTACTTGCTTGCATGCAGTGCGACCTAAAGAAGAACAAAACCCACTACAAGCCAAGCAAACTCAAAGTCAAGAAAAGCCGAGTACAAGTCAAGAAAAACACCAAGAACGACCTCAATCTACACAACCCAAAGGAACAACCACAGCTGCTACTTCAAACAGAGTGATACTGGAGGAagctaacacacaaacagccgCAATAATTCCTGTTTGGCTTTCATCCACATCTCAGGCAGCCCAAGAAGTTCTTGTGTACGCACTTTTGGATTCTCAAAGTGACACAACCTTCATTCTGAGTGAAGTAGCTGAAACTTTGGAAGTAAACAAACGACAAGTCAAGCTCAAGCTTTCTACTATGACCTCAAGAACCACGTTAGTAAGCTCCCAAAGGGTAGACAACTTACAAGTCAGAGGCTTTTACACTGATAAGAAGATCTCCTTACCACCAGTCTACACACGGGATTTTATTCCAGCCAACAGAACTCACATCCCAACAGATGAAACTGCAAAAGCTTGGTCTCATCTAGAGCACCTTCAAGGAGAAATTGCACCTTTACAGGACTGTGAAGTAGGTTTGCTCATTGGATACAACTGCTCACAAGCTTTACTTCCAAGAGAAGTTGTGTCTGGCAAAGAAAATCAGCCTTATGCACAGCTCACGGACCTTGGATGGAGTATTGTTGGCCACGGCAATCCCTGTCTAGACTACGGTGACACAATTGGGATCAGCCATCGCATAGTAGTAAGACAAGTGACACCAGGTGTTGAGCCGTCGGTCAATCTCAAGACTGAAGTACACTATGTGAGTCGAAACAAAGTAAAGGAAATTATTCCTTCAGACGTCATAAACATCCTGGAATCAGACTTCTCTGAAAGAGCTGGAGAAAATGATCCTGTGTCTCAAGAGGACTTGAAGTTTCTTTCCAAGTTGAGAGGGAATATTACACAAAAGGACAATGGTCACTACGAAATGCCTTTGCCGTTCAAGGAGGAAAGACCGAAACTACCGAACAACAAGACGTGCGCAATACACCGTCTGAACTGTCTTGAAAGGAGACTAAAGAAAGATCAAAGATACTATAAAGACTATGTCAAGTTCATGGATGACATCATATCACGTGGAGATGCAGAGAAGGTCCCTGAGGATGAAATTGACAATAGTCCAGTTTGGTACATTCCACATCATGGAATCTATCATCCACAGAAACCAGGCAAAATACGCGTAGTATTTGACTGTTCTGCCAAGTACCAAGAGACATCCCTCAACGACCATCTGCTCACTGGTCCTGACTTAACAAATACATTGGTGGGTGTCCTATGCCGCTTCCGAAAAGGTTACATTGCAGTCATGTGCGATGTGGAAAGAATGTTCCACCAGTTTCACGTCGAAAAGGAAGATCAGGATTATTTGAGGTTTCTATGGTGGGAGAATGGCAACGTAGAAACCACACCATCCATCTACCGCATGAAGGTCCACTTGTTTGGAGCAGCCTCGTCTCCTGGCTGTGCCAACTTCGGCCTAAAACATCTGGCAGCACAAGGGGAAGGTCGGTTCAGCGACGCCGCCATATGCTTCATTCAGAGGAATTTTTATGTAGATGACGGTCTAACAAGCGTTCAAACTGAGAAGGAAGCCATCAAGCTTATCAAAGACTCAAGAGAACTTTGCTTTACTGGCAAATTAAGACTCCACAAGTTTGTATCTAATAGTGAGAACGTGATGGCAACCATCCCAGAGGAAGAACGTGCAGCAGTCAAAGATCTGGACATGGCCTTGAGTTCACCACATATGGAGAGAGCTCTCGGAGTGGAGTGGTGCATCACATCAGACTCATTCAAATTCAGAGTTCAAGTGAAACCCAATCCATTGACAAGAAGAGGCGTACTGTCTACAGTTGCTTCTGTGTATGATCCCCTAGGGTTCATGGCACCCTTCGTCCTTTTGGGGAAACAAATACTCCAGGAAATGTGTAGAGAGAAACTTGGATGGGATGAAGATCTTCCAGAACGTTTAAGACCTCAGTGGGAGTCCTGGCTCAGAGATCTACCCAACCTGGCTGAAATGGAAATCAAAAGATGCTTCTTACCTTCAAGTTTCGGCAGTGTCAAAAGGTATGAACTTCACCATTTTGCTGACGCAAGCGTCTCCGGCTATGGTGCATGTACTTACCTCCGAGCTATTAATCTATCCGATGAAGTTCACTGTTGTTTGGTAATGGGTAAGTCAAGAGTTTCACCAACCAAGGTTACAACTATACCTAGATTGGAACTGTCAGCTGCAGTTGTTGCAGTTCAAACCAGCGACAAGCTTCAGAAGGAACTAGACATTCAAGATCTGCAGGAGTTCTTCTGGACAGATTCTACAGTTGTTCTCGGCTACATAAACAACGATGCCAGAAGGTTTCAGGTGTTTGTAGCCAACCGCATACAAAGAATCAAGTTAAGTACAAAGCCTGAACAATGGGCTTATGTTGCCTCTGAGAACAATCCTGCAGATCATGCCTCTCGAGGTTTGACTGCACAGCAGCTCAGGAACTCTAACTGGTTCATAGGACCAAAGTTTCTGTGGCAAAAGGAACTACCTCACAGACGATGCAAGGTGGGAGATATCAAGGAAGATGATCCTGAACTCCGCAAGGCTTTTGTGTGTAACACTAGGGCAAAGGAAGAAAG GAAACGTGCGTCAACTAAGATGTGA
- the si:ch211-221j21.3 gene encoding uncharacterized protein si:ch211-221j21.3 translates to MQCATLLKKRRLETDAELWSCRPKRVCLEAGLQTAECPMETVDSLTASNQHQEQQVGPVRPRAPLLCCPRCLGGEPGHINHIMGV, encoded by the exons ATGCAGTGCGCTACCCTGCTGAAGAAGAGACGTCTGGAGACGGACGCGGAGCTCTGGAGCTGCAGACCG aagcGGGTGTGTTTGGAGGCGGGACTCCAGACAGCTGAGTGTCCAATGGAAACTGTGGATAGTTTGACTGCGTCCAATCAGCATCAAGAACAGCAG GTGGGTCCGGTCCGGCCCAGagctcctctgctctgctgtcccAGATGTCTCGGAGGAGAACCG GGTCACATCAACCACATCATGGGAGTCTGA